A window of Roseiflexus castenholzii DSM 13941 genomic DNA:
CGTATCACCTTCGGCAGCCAACCCGAGTTGTTCACGCGCGATCTGCTCGGCATAGGCAGGCGACTCAGCATACTCCACCTGATCGAGCAGCGCACGGTTGGTCGCCTCAATCCGCGCATTTTCGGCAATCAGCGCGGCGCGCCGTTGTTCGAGCTGCGCACCGGTCATAATCTGCCCGACGAAACTGGCCATCATCCAGAGTGCCAGCACAACCAGAACCAGCGTCAACGCATGCACCCCGGCACGTTCAGGGCGTAACCGATCACGAAGTATGTGGTTGCGAAGCGTGGATGCGCGCTGAGGACGAGGCATGAGACGGACTCCCAACAACGGCGGATGTAACAGGAACAACGCCCAATCACTGTGAATAGCCCGACCGTCGTCTGATACACAGGTACAGCAAACCCATCAATGTCGGATGGGGCAGTGAGGCACGATGCGTCCTTCACTCCTTGCGCAGTGCCGAAGACGTTTGTGACAGGCGCTTCGGCACAATCCCCTGACGAACATCATTGTCAGCGCTTAATCGCGACGGTCGGGACGTGGCGCTTCGAGGAGCAGTGGTTCATCGATGTTTGTGGTCATCGAACTCTGACCACGGAACAGCCCGCCCGGCTCGATATGCAACGCAGACGTGGTAATATCGCCCCAGACCTTGCCCGTCGGCGAGATTTCGAGTTGTTCGAGAGCGGTAATCTCGCCTTTCACCGCGCCGGACACATGGACGTTCTGCGCTTTAATCGTTGCAATCACCTGCCCGGTTTCACCGATGATCAGATTCCCCAGAATCTCGATATCACCCTCGACCCTGCCGTCGATCCGAATGTTGCCATCGGATTTGAGGGTGCCGACGAAGCTGGTGTTGGCGCCGATCACCGTCTCGGGCTTGCCGTTGAGCGCAGGTGCGGAAATCGCCTGAGACTGCTTTCTGTTGCCGAACATC
This region includes:
- a CDS encoding septum formation initiator family protein yields the protein MPRPQRASTLRNHILRDRLRPERAGVHALTLVLVVLALWMMASFVGQIMTGAQLEQRRAALIAENARIEATNRALLDQVEYAESPAYAEQIAREQLGLAAEGDTVVLPTFADRPDGKATPTPIALPAPTPQLNWRAWIQALTASDDAP
- a CDS encoding bactofilin family protein; the encoded protein is MFGNRKQSQAISAPALNGKPETVIGANTSFVGTLKSDGNIRIDGRVEGDIEILGNLIIGETGQVIATIKAQNVHVSGAVKGEITALEQLEISPTGKVWGDITTSALHIEPGGLFRGQSSMTTNIDEPLLLEAPRPDRRD